A genomic segment from Amphiura filiformis chromosome 10, Afil_fr2py, whole genome shotgun sequence encodes:
- the LOC140161817 gene encoding uncharacterized protein encodes MVFSIQSESGTVLLSLVYCPQKKKGSLAWYDKNLDRLLSKTKANICILAGDFNCHHQEWLGSRSPTDEEGRIALNLCNSHGLTQIVNGPTHQLGNRLDLIMTDAPNLFTPNEIECNVGTSDHFLVKTALEVSPLSEPSHPRHVWMYKKADWTT; translated from the coding sequence ATGGTGTTTTCCATACAATCTGAAAGTGGAACTGTGCTACTTTCGTTGGTGTACTGCCCTCAAAAGAAAAAAGGATCACTTGCATGGTATGATAAAAACCTAGACCGCCTGCTATCCAAAACGAAGGCCAACATCTGCATCCTAGCTGGTGATTTTAACTGTCACCATCAGGAATGGCTTGGCAGCAGATCTCCAACTGATGAAGAAGGCAGGATTGCACTAAATCTGTGTAATTCTCACGGACTGACTCAAATTGTCAATGGACCAACCCACCAACTGGGAAATCGTCTTGACCTCATCATGACTGATGCACCAAACCTATTCACACCAAATGAGATTGAGTGCAACGTGGGTACCTCGGACCACTTCCTTGTCAAAACTGCCTTAGAGGTGTCTCCTCTCTCTGAACCATCCCATCCAAGACATGTATGGATGTACAAAAAGGCTGATTGGACAACTTAA